A window from Urocitellus parryii isolate mUroPar1 chromosome 1, mUroPar1.hap1, whole genome shotgun sequence encodes these proteins:
- the LOC113176330 gene encoding olfactory receptor 2T27 — protein MEWGNSSLYADFVLLGLFSGSHFPWLLFSLILLVFVISIASNTTMILLIRADPRLHTPMYFLLSQLSLMDILYISTIVPKMLLDQATSQRAISFAGCTAQHFLYLTLAGAEFFLLGLMSYDRYVAICHPLRYPVLMSRKVCLLIVVAAWLGGSADGFLLTPVTMQFPFCASRAINHFFCEVPALLKLSCRDTSAYETAMYVCCILMLLIPFSVISASYTRILIAVYRMSEAEGRRKAVATCSSHMVVVSLFYGAAMYTYVLPHSYHTPEQDKAVSAFYTILTPMLNPLIYSLRNKDVTGALQRALGKCLASRKVTAF, from the coding sequence ATGGAGTGGGGCAACAGCTCCCTGTACGCTGACTTCGTCCTCCTGGGGTTGTTCAGTGGCAGCCACTTCCCCTGGCTGCTCTTTTCCCTCATTCTCCTGGTCTTCGTGATCTCCATCGCCAGCAACACCACCATGATCCTGCTCATCCGCGCGGACCCCCGGctgcacacccccatgtacttcctgCTCAGCCAGCTCTCCCTCATGGACATCCTGTACATCTCCACCATCGTGCCCAAGATGCTGCTGGACCAGGCCACCAGCCAGAGGGCCATCTCCTTTGCAGGGTGCACTGCCCAGCACTTCCTCTACCTGACCTTGGCAGGGGCAGAGTTCTTCCTCCTAGGACTCATGTCCTacgaccgctatgtggccatctgccaccctCTGCGCTACCCTGTGCTGATGAGCCGCAAGGTCTGCCTGCTGATCGTGGTGGCCGCCTGGCTGGGAGGGTCTGCAGACGGTTTCCTGCTCACCCCAGTCACCATGCAGTTCCCCTTCTGTGCCTCTCGGGCAATCAACCACTTTTTCTGCGAGGTCCCCGCCCTTCTGAAGCTCTCCTGCAGGGACACCTCAGCCTATGAGACAGCCATGTATGTGTGCTGCATCCTGATGCTTCTCATCCCCTTCTCTGTCATCTCAGCCTCTTACACCAGGATTCTCATTGCTGTTTACAGGATGAGTGAGGCAGAGGGCAGGCGGAAGGCCGTAGCCACCTGCTCCTCTCACATGGTGGTGGTCAGCCTCTTCTACGGGGCCGCCATGTACACCTATGTGCTGCCCCACTCTTACCACACCCCTGAGCAGGACAAGGCAGTCTCTGCCTTCTACACCATCCTCACGCCCATGCTCAACCCgctcatctacagcctgaggaacaaggacgTCACAGGAGCCCTGCAGAGGGCTCTGGGGAAGTGTTTGGCCTCAAGAAAGGTAACCGCTTTCTAA